A stretch of DNA from Oculatellaceae cyanobacterium:
GATAATCGACCTTGGTCACAGATTGAGCGATGGCTTCAGGAGCGAGAAGACAATTTAAAATTGGCTGTGCAGCAATCTCAAGAAGAACTGATAAAAGTTGAAGAAGATGCCTGGTGGCAATTTACATCTGAACTCTCTTCTAGTGAATTAGGTTATAATTTAAAATTAATCGCAACTTGGCAAGGGCCAAGGTCTAAATCAGAAAGGTTTTTTATAGAAAAACTGTGTAAAATTAATCTGGTATCATCCCAGTCAGATCCAGATACTAGGCTAGTCCTTGGTGAAGTAAAGTGTCAACCTGCCAAGCCCGTAAATTGGCGCACTTAAAACCTAAACATAAATCAATATTTAATAAATAGCAGAGAATTAAATCAATTCTCTCGTATTTAAGCTGGAAAATGTCGTTTTTGGGTAATTGATAATTGATAATTGATAATTGATAATTGATTAGCTGTGAGAGGTAAAAATGAGCTTGGGCAGAATTTGGGCGATCGCCAGTAATGGGTTTCGGGAAGTAATACGCGATCGCATCTTATATCTAATTGGTTTATTTGCCCTAATTATGGTTGCTGCTTGGCGAGTACTACCAGAAGTAGCTGCGGGAACTGAGGATAAAATCCTCTTAGATTTCGGTCTAGCATCTGCTACTGTCTTGGGGGTAATTGTTGCTATTTTTGTTGGCACAGGTTTAGTTAACAAAGAAATAGAAAAACGCACAATCTTACTTTTAATCCCCAAGCCTGTCAGTCGTGCAGAATTAATTATTGGCAAACATTTAGGCTTATCTGGTGTGTTAGCTGTCTTAGTGGCAGCAATGACTGTAATTTATCTAATCATTCTCACTTTGGGTAAAGTTTCTTATCCCATGAGTAGCCTAGTGATTTCTCAAGCGTACCTGTTTTTAGAGTTGTCCTTATTAACAGCAGCCGCACTATTATTTGGTGTTTTTACTAGCTCATTACTAGCTGTATTTCTCACCTTTGCGGTTTATTTAGTAGGACATCTCAGCCAAGACATGATTAAGTTTGCGGGAATTACCAGAAATCCTGGCTTCCAACAATTTGCAGAAAAACTTTACTTAGTTGTACCTGATTTATCTCGCCTAGATTTAAAAAATAATGCTGTTTATGGAATATTGCCGCCTCCTGAAAGCTTGCTAACTAATGCCGTCTACGGCTTAGTTTACACGATCCTGCTGCTGACAATTGCTATCCTTATTTTTTCTCGGCGGGAGTTTTGATTTTAAAAATTGCCTACGAGACTGAATCAGTAACCCGATCAAATTTGAACTTAAAATGCTATTACAAAAACTAGAGCAACTAAAAACTTTATTTACAGAGATGGAAATGGCATTAATTGCCTATTCGGGCGGTGTTGACAGTACTTTAGTTGCAAAAATTGCTTACGATGTATTGGGCGATCGCGCTTTAGCTGTAACTGCCGAGTCACCTTCATTATTACCAGAAGAATTAGAAGATGCCCGCGTCCAAGCAGCTACAATCGGGATTCGCCATCAAGTTGTGCAAACTCACGAAATAGAAAACCCCAATTATACTGCTAACCCTGTTAATCGCTGCTATTTCTGCAAAAGTGAACTGCATGATACCCTCAAACCATTAGCACAGAAATTAGGTTATCCCTACGTTGTCGATGGGGTAAATGCAGATGATTTACATGATTATCGCCCAGGTATTCAAGCAGCAAAAGAACGAGGTGCGCGATCGCCTTTAGCAGAATTAAGCATAACCAAAGCAGAAGTGCGCGAACTTTCTAAATATCTCGGACTTCCTTGGTGGGATAAACCAGCACAACCTTGTCTAAGTTCCCGTTTTCCTTACGGCGAAGAAATCACAATTCCTAAACTACAACGAGTAGGTAGAGCAGAAATTTAT
This window harbors:
- the larE gene encoding ATP-dependent sacrificial sulfur transferase LarE, with protein sequence MLLQKLEQLKTLFTEMEMALIAYSGGVDSTLVAKIAYDVLGDRALAVTAESPSLLPEELEDARVQAATIGIRHQVVQTHEIENPNYTANPVNRCYFCKSELHDTLKPLAQKLGYPYVVDGVNADDLHDYRPGIQAAKERGARSPLAELSITKAEVRELSKYLGLPWWDKPAQPCLSSRFPYGEEITIPKLQRVGRAEIYLRKLGLKNLRVRSEGETAKIELPPEQIKEFVLTTDLPTLVSAFQEFGFIYVTLDLEGYRSGKLNQVLTFASTSAKI
- a CDS encoding ABC transporter permease, which gives rise to MSLGRIWAIASNGFREVIRDRILYLIGLFALIMVAAWRVLPEVAAGTEDKILLDFGLASATVLGVIVAIFVGTGLVNKEIEKRTILLLIPKPVSRAELIIGKHLGLSGVLAVLVAAMTVIYLIILTLGKVSYPMSSLVISQAYLFLELSLLTAAALLFGVFTSSLLAVFLTFAVYLVGHLSQDMIKFAGITRNPGFQQFAEKLYLVVPDLSRLDLKNNAVYGILPPPESLLTNAVYGLVYTILLLTIAILIFSRREF